Proteins from a single region of Apium graveolens cultivar Ventura chromosome 7, ASM990537v1, whole genome shotgun sequence:
- the LOC141672413 gene encoding bidirectional sugar transporter SWEET1-like, whose amino-acid sequence MHFFASSMCVSCLSFLLCKPLLDCSPLISTELHRISQGIIHSWFLNCLSNLCLVSPSGLLFFPGRAGVLEMTHFLHPAFGIFGVLTGLFLFLVPVITFKRILLNKSTEQFSGIPYVMTLLNCLLCAWYGLPFVSPNNILVLVVNGTGAVIEFIYVLMFLIYAPKKEKTKIFGILMIVLTLFATIAFVSVFALHHKKRKVFCGFAASIFSVIMYGSPLSVMRMVIRTKSVEYMPFFLSLCSFLCGTSWFIYGLLGNDPFVASSNGFGSGLGILQLILYATYCGNKGQTKKTADGSSLEVGQDNQEDSK is encoded by the exons ATGCACTTCTTTGCGTCTAGTATGTGTGTGTCATGTTTGTCCTTTCTTCTATGTAAGCCTCTGCTCGACTGCTCTCCACTAATTTCTACAGAGCTTCAcagaattagccaaggaattaTTCATTCTTGGTTTTTAAATTGTTTGAGTAATCTTTGTTTGGTTTCTCCATCTGGGCTGCTCTTTTTTCCTGGAAGGGCCGGTGTACTTGAAATGACTCACTTTCTGCACCCAGCTTTTGGGATTTTTG GGGTTTTGACTGGCTTGTTCCTTTTCTTGGTTCCTGT TATCACTTTCAAAAGGATCCTACTGAACAAATCTACAGAGCAATTTTCAGGCATACCATATGTGATGACCCTCCTCAATTGCCTGCTTTGTGCTTG GTATGGATTGCCTTTTGTGTCACCAAACAACATACTAGTTTTGGTGGTAAATGGTACTGGCGCAGTGATTGAATTTATTTATGTTCTCATGTTTCTCATATATGCTCCCAAGAAAGAGAAGACGAAGATTTTTGGAATCCTCATGATTGTCCTCACTCTTTTCGCCACTATTGCCTTTGTCTCTGTCTTCGCTCTTCATCATAAAAAGCGCAAGGTTTTCTGTGGTTTTGCTGCTTCAATTTTCTCTGTTATAATGTATGGCTCCCCTCTTTCTGTCATG AGGATGGTGATTAGAACAAAGAGTGTTGAGTACATGCCCTTCTTCTTGTCTCTCTGCAGTTTCCTTTGTGGAACTTCTTGGTTTATTTATGGCCTTTTGGGAAATGACCCCTTTGTAGCT TCTTCAAATGGTTTTGGAAGTGGGCTGGGAATACTGCAGCTGATTCTGTACGCAACTTACTGCGGAAACAAAGGCCAGACCAAGAAAACTGCTGATGGATCATCTCTGGAAGTAGGGCAGGACAATCAAGAAGACTCCAAGTAG
- the LOC141672414 gene encoding gibberellin 20 oxidase 3-like, translated as MAKRRFNPGLRRANAPIIDLAGFLANDKAATAATVELLRAACTDHGFFQVTNHGVDEAVIQAAHDEIDALFNLPTNEKLRLRRQNGSVWGYSGAHADRFAKKLPWKETYSFKFYHASGPEEKIVVDYFDTVLGKEFIKTGLVYQIYCEQMNKLAMALFELVEVSLGVEAEQYYRKLFEEGSSIMRSNFYPKCEQPELVLGTGPHADPTAITILHQDQVGGLQVFSDNKWKSVGPCLNALVINLVLRAPEKIVEADGGIRKYPDFKGADLYDFTQNHHRVDGATLDNFRWLRALCC; from the exons ATGGCCAAAAGAAGATTTAATCCAGGCCTAAGAAGAGCCAATGCCCCAATCATCGATCTAGCAGGCTTCCTAGCCAATGACAAGGCTGCAACAGCTGCCACTGTTGAGCTCCTACGTGCTGCATGCACGGACCATGGCTTTTTCCAAGTGACTAACCATGGAGTTGATGAGGCTGTTATTCAAGCTGCTCATGATGAAATTGATGCATTGTTCAATCTTCCTACGAACGAGAAGCTGAGGTTGAGGAGGCAAAATGGCAGCGTTTGGGGATACTCTGGTGCTCATGCAGATCGATTTGCAAAAAAATTGCCCTGGAAGGAGACTTACTCGtttaaattttatcatgctaGTGGACCTGAGGAGAAGATTGTTGTTGACTACTTTGACACTGTCCTAGGAAAAGAATTCATCAAGACAGG GCTGGTGTATCAAATATACTGTGAACAGATGAACAAACTAGCTATGGCATTATTTGAACTTGTGGAAGTGAGCTTAGGTGTGGAAGCTGAGCAATACTACAGGAAATTATTCGAAGAAGGGAGTTCAATTATGAGGAGCAACTTCTATCCGAAATGCGAGCAGCCTGAGCTAGTCTTAGGGACCGGACCTCACGCTGATCCAACCGCAATAACTATACTTCATCAGGATCAAGTTGGAGGTCTCCAAGTCTTTTCAGATAACAAATGGAAATCCGTTGGTCCTTGCCTTAATGCCCTTGTTATCAACTTGGTTTTGAGAGCTCCTGAGAAGATAGTTGAGGCTGATGGAGGGATAAGAAAGTATCCTGATTTCAAGGGGGCTGATTTGTATGATTTTACTCAGAATCATCACAGGGTTGATGGTGCTACTCTTGATAACTTCCGTTGGCTTCGCGCCCTCTGCTGCTAA